In the Flavisolibacter tropicus genome, one interval contains:
- a CDS encoding transglutaminase family protein, protein MEETKEISALLKLIDDPDDEVFGSVSQRIIQFGRTIIPNLEDLWENTVSEDTQERIELLIHRLHLTDLTEDFRQWSLAGHHDLMVGALLASKFQYPDLSTASTLQEMEKLRRNIWLELNNYLTPLEQVRIVTGILYGYYGLKSNELNYSNVNDFLLHNVVETKRGNQISNGILYLILCDLLDIPVKAIDLPKQFVLAYFKPGYSSESEDQHINKIEFFIDPTSGQVFSHKDVEAYFKRISVPPVHAYFKPYSNKRVIQNLLEEMAKCFDDEKNFYKSEELLQLASLLDQ, encoded by the coding sequence AACGAATTATTCAATTTGGCCGCACCATAATACCAAATTTGGAGGACTTATGGGAGAATACGGTAAGCGAGGACACCCAAGAACGAATTGAGTTATTAATTCACCGATTGCACTTAACCGATCTGACAGAAGATTTCCGTCAATGGAGCCTAGCGGGACACCACGACCTTATGGTGGGAGCTTTATTGGCTTCAAAATTCCAATATCCAGACCTCTCAACGGCTTCTACTTTGCAAGAAATGGAAAAGCTACGCCGTAATATTTGGCTGGAGTTAAACAATTACCTAACCCCATTAGAGCAAGTACGCATTGTGACTGGAATTCTATATGGTTATTACGGCTTGAAGAGTAATGAGCTGAATTACAGTAATGTCAATGACTTTTTGTTACATAATGTTGTAGAAACCAAAAGAGGTAACCAGATAAGCAATGGAATCTTGTATTTGATACTGTGTGATTTGTTGGACATACCCGTAAAAGCAATTGATCTACCCAAGCAATTTGTATTGGCGTATTTCAAGCCTGGTTATAGCTCGGAATCGGAAGACCAGCATATCAATAAAATAGAGTTTTTTATTGACCCTACATCTGGACAAGTATTTTCTCATAAGGATGTAGAGGCCTATTTTAAAAGAATTTCTGTTCCACCTGTACATGCTTATTTTAAACCCTATAGCAATAAGAGGGTAATTCAAAACTTATTGGAAGAAATGGCTAAGTGTTTTGATGATGAAAAGAATTTTTACAAAAGCGAGGAGCTCCTTCAACTAGCTAGCCTTTTGGATCAATAA
- a CDS encoding MerR family transcriptional regulator: protein MQNFTIKDIENMCDIKAHTLRIWEQRYHFFKPKRTEGKQRYYENEDLKRLLRIAFLYHNGWKISKIAALTEEEIIASVLEVGKLSKDHQQFILTLLEAAIDFDEKAFHQILDELIEKFGMEEAISKICYPFLKRIGVLWMTNNVIPAQEHFSSYLIQHKIIAETDKLTASNDKHRQILLFTPDGEYHEMPLLFLNYMLKKWGWSTIYLGSNIKLQQVKEIVQQNPIEYIFTHIITNFTRFEIDDYFELLCQALPGKTIVASGASTLAATRTFVNLRLLKSDEAIYAFIKSKMTS, encoded by the coding sequence ATGCAAAATTTTACGATTAAGGACATTGAGAATATGTGTGATATTAAAGCACATACGCTCCGGATCTGGGAACAGCGCTATCATTTTTTTAAACCAAAGCGCACAGAAGGCAAACAACGTTATTATGAGAATGAAGACCTGAAACGCTTGCTACGCATAGCTTTCCTTTATCATAATGGTTGGAAGATCTCTAAAATTGCCGCATTAACTGAAGAAGAAATTATTGCTTCTGTACTAGAAGTAGGAAAGCTATCGAAAGATCATCAACAATTTATTTTAACACTTCTTGAAGCAGCTATTGATTTTGATGAGAAAGCTTTTCATCAAATACTGGATGAGTTAATAGAGAAGTTTGGAATGGAAGAAGCCATATCTAAAATTTGTTATCCATTTCTAAAACGTATTGGAGTGCTCTGGATGACCAATAATGTTATTCCGGCACAAGAACATTTTTCTTCTTACTTAATTCAACATAAAATCATAGCTGAAACGGATAAGTTAACCGCCAGCAATGATAAACATCGCCAAATACTGTTGTTTACGCCAGATGGAGAGTATCATGAGATGCCGCTGCTTTTCTTAAATTATATGTTGAAGAAGTGGGGCTGGTCAACCATTTATTTAGGCTCAAATATTAAGCTGCAACAAGTAAAGGAAATAGTCCAACAAAACCCTATTGAATATATTTTCACGCATATCATAACCAATTTCACACGATTTGAAATTGATGACTATTTTGAGTTGCTCTGTCAAGCATTACCGGGTAAAACAATCGTAGCATCGGGTGCAAGTACTCTTGCTGCTACACGAACATTTGTGAATCTTCGTCTTTTAAAAAGCGACGAAGCCATCTATGCTTTTATAAAAAGCAAGATGACTTCGTGA
- a CDS encoding methylated-DNA--[protein]-cysteine S-methyltransferase — MYTSYISSPVGNLQLQCSDEGITTVNFWEEAIATSDTHPLLKQCQQELEEYFAGQRKEFSIPLELNGTTFQTRVWTALQDIPYGKTVSYMGLSKTLGDVKAIRAVGTANGRNKIAIIIPCHRVIGSNSSLTGYAGGLWRKQWLLEHEAKFHSGVQTLPF, encoded by the coding sequence ATGTATACTTCTTATATCTCCTCTCCTGTAGGTAATTTGCAGCTGCAATGCAGTGATGAGGGCATTACAACTGTAAACTTTTGGGAAGAAGCCATAGCAACTTCTGATACGCATCCTTTATTAAAACAGTGCCAGCAAGAGTTAGAAGAATACTTTGCAGGACAACGTAAAGAATTTTCAATACCCCTTGAATTGAACGGAACTACTTTTCAAACCCGTGTTTGGACTGCCTTGCAAGATATTCCTTATGGCAAGACCGTTTCCTATATGGGCTTATCCAAGACATTAGGCGATGTAAAAGCAATAAGAGCTGTAGGAACGGCTAATGGGCGCAACAAAATTGCTATTATCATTCCTTGCCACCGCGTAATAGGAAGTAATTCCAGCCTTACAGGTTATGCTGGTGGTCTCTGGCGAAAACAATGGCTATTGGAACATGAAGCCAAGTTTCATAGTGGTGTACAAACTCTACCATTTTAA
- the lepB gene encoding signal peptidase I: MPLEHVFIVYLVSLLLVLLPSFGIAKMFQKAGVESWKAYIPFYNTWVMQELAKRPKHWVFWQFIPVVGWFITPGIFIEFVKLFGRFTFGEHILAALAAPFYFPYVGNNPKIHYIGPEGAKRYHKPSWREWIDAAIFAIVAATLIRTFVFEAYTIPSGSMEKTLLINDFLFVSKFSYGPRIPNTPLSIPFVHNYIPGSSRTSYIRGVQLPYVRWFASPVKRGDVVVFNFPAGDTVINSPEYQSLRPYYDVKRAAKAGDMQSEYVLSHPDEYPIVVHPVDKSDNYIKRCVGVAGDTLEVKGGQVYINSKPAEAPPYSQIKYLVETKGQQLDEEAMKDYNVNLNDPNQIEPQGKNVFKMMLTNDGLQRMVKDGIIINYRPLLEEPATTDPRFWGQVLFPYDTLHKWTVDFFGPIWIPKKGATLQLTPENYTIYERAIRTYEHNEFYMQNGKFFLNGKETSSYTFKMDYYWMMGDNRHESQDSRFWGFVPEDRVVGKAWMIWFSWDSGPRWNRLFRIVK; this comes from the coding sequence ATGCCGTTAGAACACGTATTCATTGTTTACTTAGTCTCCTTATTACTGGTTCTGCTCCCGTCGTTTGGAATAGCAAAGATGTTTCAAAAAGCTGGTGTTGAAAGCTGGAAAGCCTACATTCCTTTTTATAATACCTGGGTAATGCAGGAATTGGCCAAGCGTCCCAAGCATTGGGTGTTCTGGCAATTCATACCTGTAGTAGGTTGGTTTATTACACCCGGTATCTTCATTGAATTTGTAAAGTTATTTGGCCGTTTCACTTTTGGCGAACATATACTGGCTGCGTTGGCAGCTCCTTTTTACTTTCCTTATGTGGGAAATAACCCCAAGATCCATTATATAGGACCAGAAGGGGCTAAACGTTATCACAAACCCAGCTGGCGCGAGTGGATTGATGCTGCTATATTTGCAATAGTTGCAGCTACGCTGATCCGCACCTTTGTGTTTGAGGCCTATACTATTCCTTCAGGCTCTATGGAGAAGACCTTACTGATCAACGACTTCCTTTTTGTAAGCAAGTTTAGTTACGGTCCACGTATTCCTAATACACCTTTGTCTATTCCATTTGTTCACAATTATATACCTGGCAGCAGCCGTACTTCTTATATTAGAGGTGTACAGTTGCCTTATGTTCGTTGGTTTGCAAGCCCTGTGAAAAGAGGCGATGTTGTGGTATTTAATTTTCCTGCTGGTGATACCGTAATTAACTCACCAGAATACCAGTCGCTACGTCCGTATTACGATGTGAAACGCGCTGCTAAAGCTGGCGACATGCAGTCGGAATATGTATTGTCTCACCCTGATGAATACCCGATTGTTGTGCACCCTGTAGATAAATCAGATAACTACATTAAGCGTTGTGTGGGTGTGGCAGGCGATACACTTGAAGTGAAAGGTGGCCAAGTTTATATTAATAGCAAACCAGCTGAGGCTCCGCCATATTCACAAATCAAGTATTTGGTGGAAACAAAAGGACAGCAGCTGGATGAAGAGGCCATGAAAGATTACAATGTAAATCTGAATGACCCTAACCAAATAGAGCCTCAAGGAAAGAACGTATTTAAGATGATGTTGACGAATGATGGCCTTCAAAGAATGGTTAAAGATGGGATCATCATTAACTATCGTCCTTTATTAGAAGAGCCGGCTACTACCGATCCTCGCTTCTGGGGGCAGGTATTGTTTCCGTATGATACTTTACATAAATGGACAGTTGACTTTTTCGGACCAATCTGGATACCTAAAAAAGGAGCTACATTACAGCTAACGCCAGAAAATTATACGATTTATGAGCGAGCTATACGTACGTATGAGCATAACGAATTTTATATGCAGAATGGTAAGTTCTTTTTAAATGGAAAAGAAACTTCTTCTTATACATTTAAAATGGATTATTACTGGATGATGGGAGATAATCGGCATGAGTCACAAGACTCCCGCTTCTGGGGCTTTGTTCCTGAAGATAGAGTAGTGGGTAAAGCTTGGATGATCTGGTTTAGTTGGGATAGTGGTCCACGATGGAACCGATTGTTCAGAATAGTAAAATAA
- a CDS encoding cytidine deaminase codes for MKENKFEFSYKVYSGIEELPEDQQWLLNEAREVTEQAYAPYSHFQVGAVARLANGEIVAGSNQENASFPVGLCAERVLLASVASLFPKVPVETIAISYKGDGHKSDHPISPCGICRQSLQEFESRVGHPIQLILGGMTGPVYIIDSASRLLPLAFTSEELKTS; via the coding sequence ATGAAAGAAAACAAGTTTGAATTTTCGTATAAGGTTTACAGTGGTATAGAAGAATTACCCGAAGACCAACAATGGCTGCTAAATGAGGCCAGAGAAGTTACTGAACAAGCCTATGCTCCTTATTCTCATTTCCAGGTGGGTGCAGTTGCCCGATTGGCAAATGGCGAAATCGTTGCCGGCAGTAATCAGGAGAACGCTTCTTTCCCTGTAGGTCTTTGTGCAGAACGCGTTTTGCTCGCTTCTGTTGCTTCTTTATTTCCAAAGGTTCCTGTTGAAACAATCGCCATTAGTTATAAGGGGGATGGCCATAAAAGTGATCACCCAATTTCACCTTGTGGTATTTGCCGACAGTCGCTACAAGAATTTGAATCTCGGGTTGGACACCCTATTCAATTGATCTTAGGTGGCATGACAGGGCCTGTTTATATAATAGATAGCGCTAGTCGTTTATTGCCATTAGCCTTTACATCAGAAGAATTAAAGACGTCTTGA
- a CDS encoding tRNA-binding protein, which translates to METITWADFDKIDIRVGAILSATNFPNAKKPAYQLTIDFGELGIKKSSAQITDLYEAEKLVGQQVIAVVNFPPKQIANFFSECLVLGIYDENKNVVLLQPQQPVSNGQKIG; encoded by the coding sequence ATGGAAACGATAACATGGGCCGACTTTGATAAAATAGATATCCGGGTGGGCGCTATCCTATCTGCAACTAACTTTCCCAATGCAAAAAAGCCTGCATACCAGTTAACTATTGATTTTGGAGAGCTAGGTATTAAAAAATCTTCTGCACAGATAACCGATTTATATGAAGCTGAAAAGCTGGTTGGCCAGCAAGTAATAGCTGTTGTCAATTTCCCACCAAAGCAGATTGCCAACTTCTTCAGCGAATGCCTGGTTTTAGGCATTTACGACGAAAACAAAAATGTGGTATTATTACAACCACAGCAACCTGTTTCTAACGGGCAAAAAATTGGTTAA